The following coding sequences are from one Haliotis asinina isolate JCU_RB_2024 chromosome 3, JCU_Hal_asi_v2, whole genome shotgun sequence window:
- the LOC137277025 gene encoding egalitarian protein homolog, with protein MPRIHLVSSAPASEKAVHDILVSSPVVGVSCKGANAGGKGTIYLIVVATLQGDVYAFDVRRDRNIILDGGLIRLFQSTDVTKVIHDCAADAAALHRGFGVALRNVFDTQVAQRVLMEEYGLPPRMISKHALFAKYDIVGYTPSAQLKRLLQEDQHVWARRPLNKDMLNTAAADVVPLVTVLYDTLKSVLKPETADWFECLCNNHRSSQLGSRKKKTTIKGDNQARRSVNESFEMSVVKFKEPKED; from the exons ATGCCGCGGATCCACCTCGTGTCATCTGCGCCGGCGTCTGAGAAGGCAGTGCACGACATTCTCGTCTCATCCCCTGTCGTCGGCGTCAGTTGCAAGGGGGCCAATGCAGGGGGGAAAG GTACCATTTATCTGATTGTCGTGGCAACGCTGCAGGGTGACGTGTACGCTTTCGATGTGAGACGAGACAGGAACATCATCCTCGACGGCGGTCTGATCAGACTGTTCCAGAGTACTGACGTCACCAAG GTAATACACGACTGCGCAGCCGATGCAGCGGCTCTCCATCGTGGATTCGGTGTCGCGCTGAGGAACGTCTTCGACACGCAG GTGGCGCAACGAGTGTTAATGGAGGAGTACGGACTACCACCTCGGATGATCAGTAAACACGCCTTGTTTGCAAAATACGACATCGTTGGATATACTCCCTCGGCCCAACTAAAG CGTCTACTGCAAGAAGACCAGCACGTATGGGCGCGGCGACCTCTAAATAAGGACATGCTCAACACCGCCGCGGCGGACGTCGTCCCCCTTGTGACCGTCCTCTACGACACACTCAAGAG CGTTCTGAAGCCGGAGACTGCTGACTGGTTCGAGTGTCTCTGCAACAACCATCGCAGCAGTCAACTTGGAAGTAGGAAAAAGAAGACGACAATAAAGGGAGACAATCAAGCCAGGCGATCTGTCAATGAGTCATTCGAAATGAGTGTCGTTAAATTTAAAGAACCCAAGGAAGACTAG